A stretch of the Conger conger chromosome 3, fConCon1.1, whole genome shotgun sequence genome encodes the following:
- the zgc:153012 gene encoding mucin-5AC isoform X1, with amino-acid sequence MFVSVKKIISAFETRRQPRPLSLPPSLPHSFPSKLSPLRSPKHGSQLPSASSTSPGSILTDPSPRSSPPLSRSSSAPSSPSLRRAACFSVSPSCANAPPVVLRSSHPNLHLGSHKMPSGHHHALPAPPSWPRHPVTPPPVPRPLKLPRGPEGLGWGHAGVGVRSSWPSSRAEQCSCGRERSTEVTGRRSPCSSISCERTGQSSSRESLPNPHTPGGPSVSHSQAGFGKTGRGYPGDRETSSSCFNRLKPPALPSPIPLTIPRKQNQIHSPTLTRKYTLSVPSQPITDPGLSPVLKPQPYGTHNPDLRTGKDLATFTPVFCPSFLDSAQTQNQGLASDAVVTDRATCCGSSMHQSQDPSGCPSLRAQGRYWNSSPIGTCDRQTQTQSHCDIIMHQTGSVGHSHISKEVQTDQLFSRMAQHPFKTSAPSLSESPGLHSTREAGPNSESWTGSASFRHGQNYSSGAFPAQDHNGNKLCLPSSVVNLGSLNNAVGSHGCVGSNDLKVGTSPAASELISSITCSHPSANPAASVSVQGPVHTTVCGVAVQSLVHTTATGAPVQGPVHTAATGAPVQGPVHTAATGAYVQGPVHRPATGAPVQGSVHTTATGAYVQGPIHTTATGAHVQGPVHTAATGAYVQGPVHRPATGAPVQGPVHTTATGAPVQGPVHTTATGAPVQGPVHTTATGAPVQGPVHTAATGAYVQGPVHTTATGAPVQGPVHTTATGAHVQGPVHTTATGAYVQGPVHTTATGAHVQGPVHTTATGSPVHGAVHTTAVMRSDISGVPDPALPKTSEPFPHGAQSTTRPSRVKAHVEANELKEPKAVPLTLARNSDKAFLSLLLFIHSGSSNSMIAIDNKIEQAMDLVKTHLMMAVREEVELLREQIKELTERNAQLERENYILRALRERD; translated from the exons ATGTTTGTAAGTGTGAAGAAAATCATATCCGCATTCGAGACCCGCCGCCAACCTCGGCCGCTGTCTCtacccccttccctcccccacTCCTTCCCTTCTAAACTCTCTCCTCTCAGGAGCCCCAAACATGGCTCCCAGCTCCCATCCGCCAGTTCTACTTCTCCTGGAAGCATCCTCACCGACCCGAGCCCTCGCtcgtccccccctctctcccgctcatcCTCcgccccctcttccccctcGCTCAGGAGAGCTGCTTGCTTTtccgtctctccctcttgtGCTAACGCTCCCCCGGTCGTCCTTCGCTCCTCCCACCCAAACCTCCACCTTGGCTCTCACAAGATGCCCTCGGGGCACCACCACGCACTTCCTGCTCCACCCAGCTGGCCCCGACACCCTGTCACCCCGCCGCCTGTGCCGCGCCCACTCAAGCTGCCCAGGGGGCCGGAGGGGCTTGGCTGGGGTCACGCCGGAGTTGGTGTCCGGAGCTCCTGGCCAAGCAGTCGGGCAGAGCAGTGCAGCTGTGGTAGGGAGAGGTCCACCGAGGTCACGGGGAGAAGGAGCCCGTGCAGCTCCATTTCCTGTGAGAGAACGGGACAGTCAAGCAGCAGGGAATCTCTCCCAAATCCTCACACCCCTGGTGGTCCTTCAGTCAGCCATTCTCAGGCTGGTTttggaaaaacaggcagaggttaCCCAGGGGACAGGGAAACTAGCTCCAGCTGCTTCAACAGACTCAagccccctgccctgccctcacCCATCCCCCTTACCATACCCAGGAAACAGAACCAGATTCACAGTCCCACTTTGACCAGGAAGTACACTCTCTCAGTGCccagtcagccaatcacagacccTGGTTTATCTCCTGTCCTGAAGCCTCAACCTTACGGAACCCACAACCCAGATCTTAGAACTGGGAAAGACCTGGCCACCTTCACTCCTGTCTTCTGCCCATCTTTCCTGGACTCTGCTCAGACCCAAAACCAAGGTCTAGCTTCTGATGCGGTGGTGACTGATAGAGCCACTTGCTGTGGTTCAAGCATGCATCAATCACAGGACCCTTCTGGTTGTCCTAGTCTCAGAGCACAAGGCAGGTATTGGAATTCCAGTCCCATAGGCACATGTGACCGTCAGACCCAAACACAAAGCCACTGTGATATCATTATGCATCAGACTGGGTCTGTTGGGCACTCACACATATCAAAGGAGGTCCAGACAGACCAATTGTTCTCCAGGATGGCACAACATCCCTTCAAGACCAGTGCTCCCAGTCTTTCCGAAAGCCCAGGTCTTCATTCCACTCGGGAAGCAGGTCCGAACTCTGAATCATGGACTGGTTCTGCCTCTTTCAGGCATGGACAGAACTACAGCAGTGGTGCTTTTCCAGCTCAGGACCATAATGGGAATAAATTGTGTTTGCCGAGTAGTGTAGTTAACCTGGGGTCGCTGAACAACGCAGTGGGGAGCCATGGCTGTGTGGGGTCAAATGACCTCAAAGTGGGCACATCTCCAGCTGCTTCCGAACTGATCTCATCCATCACCTGCAGCCATCCCTCAGCAAACCCTGCAGCTTCTGTGTCTGTACAGGGTCCTGTTCACACTACTGTCTGTGGGGTGGCTGTACAGAGTCTTGTTCACACTACTGCCACTGGAGCTCCTGTTCAGGGTCCTGTTCACACTGCTGCCACTGGAGCTCCTGTTCAGGGTCCTGTTCACACTGCTGCCACTGGGGCTTATGTTCAGGGTCCTGTTCACAGACCTGCCACTGGAGCTCCTGTTCAGGGTTCTGTTCACACTACTGCCACTGGGGCTTATGTTCAGGGTCCTATTCACACTACTGCCACTGGGGCTCATGTTCAGGGTCCTGTTCACACTGCTGCCACTGGGGCTTATGTTCAGGGTCCTGTTCACAGACCTGCCACTGGAGCTCCTGTTCAGGGTCCTGTTCACACTACTGCCACTGGAGCTCCTGTTCAGGGTCCTGTTCACACTACTGCCACTGGAGCTCCTGTTCAGGGTCCTGTTCACACTACTGCCACTGGAGCTCCTGTTCAGGGTCCTGTTCACACTGCTGCCACTGGGGCTTATGTTCAGGGTCCTGTTCACACTACTGCCACTGGAGCTCCTGTTCAGGGTCCTGTTCACACTACTGCCACTGGGGCTCATGTTCAGGGTCCTGTTCACACTACTGCCACTGGGGCTTACGTTCAGGGTCCTGTTCACACTACTGCCACTGGAGCTCATGTTCAGGGTCCTGTTCACACTACTGCCACTGGATCTCCTGTACATGGTGCTGTTCACACTACTGCTGTCATGCGGAGTGATATCAGCGGAGTACCTGATCCAGCCCTTCCAAAAACATCAGAGCCGTTCCCTCATGGTGCTCAGAGCACGACCCGGCCCTCCAGAGTAAAAGCGCATGTGGAAGCAAACGAACTCAAAGAACCTAAGGCAGTACCGCTGACCCTGGCCCGGAATTCAGACAAGGCTTTTCTCTCCCTGCTGCTGTTCATTCATAg TGGCTCTAGTAACAGCATGATTGCAATCGACAACA